Proteins found in one Aspergillus puulaauensis MK2 DNA, chromosome 8, nearly complete sequence genomic segment:
- a CDS encoding Zn(II)2Cys6 transcription factor (COG:K;~EggNog:ENOG410PUR1;~InterPro:IPR036864,IPR021858,IPR001138;~PFAM:PF00172,PF11951;~go_function: GO:0000981 - DNA-binding transcription factor activity, RNA polymerase II-specific [Evidence IEA];~go_function: GO:0008270 - zinc ion binding [Evidence IEA];~go_process: GO:0006355 - regulation of transcription, DNA-templated [Evidence IEA]), whose amino-acid sequence MDVTSTTRQKLPAAGRPPGSQRRSRPSRGRGLRTSTGCLTCRERRVKCDDTRPECVRCAKSNRTCRYGQSADRRHATGAASSTPGETSVQINDLIETPGDSIPRQDSIPRQGNDQSLASLTSPDPAFSATPLAFSQIPLLNISPFEWYDLLARDAISNIQRLNEASAGEPRWNLPAITLSRRQSPTPECPGPHLDQARAISEQRTSLVGCPWNTNAGIELSPADLMFLRYYTEAVGPILDLFDPARHFTNVVPHLGLQNTGLLKSILAVGAKHMSLGLANEDPSLNAQHSPLSQPATTHPDPNPAHAAAQYYYETLQYLSQTLLYPSYADSREILATSIMISTYEMFDADRASTSGDWERHLRGSFWIQRSQDNDGESADGLRRAVWWAWLRQDIWAAFQARRPTLTIWRARKPLEELDEDELATRIVYICAKCVEFAAGGAGENQNQNPSPDPNPDLNTNTNPNPQSRIEQGDRLLRALDDWFRVLPMSYRPVTVHDNRILSTTAPDSSHPNWNGTAQAQETGQNTLFPPVWIHPASHAGAVQMYHFAKAVVLLNQPTMGGLNAYCRREKQLSESVQTVCGIANACQEHDSAVAFVSVQTLFCVGQFVQSPKMRVELLRILENMLEISKFPARRVVAELKMVWQGYDSEQ is encoded by the exons ATGGACGTCACGAGCACCACACGACAAAAGCTACCAGCAGCTGGAAGGCCTCCGGGGTCCCAGCGCCGTAGCAGGCCTTCTCGCGGCCGCGGCTTGAGAACCTCGACAGGGTG CCTCACCTGCCGAGAAAGGCGCGTCAAGTGTGATGACACCAGGCCAGAATGCGTGCGGTGTGCCAAGTCTAACCGGACCTGCCGATATGGCCAGAGTGCTGACCGGCGGCATGCCACTGGGGctgcatcttcaacacctggTGAGACCTCCGTCCAGATCAACGACTTGATTGAGACGCCAGGGGACAGTATCCCACGCCAGGACAGCATCCCACGCCAGGGAAATGACCAAAGCCTGGCCAGCCTGACCAGCCCTGACCCGGCCTTCTCAGCCACTCCGCTTGCCTTTAGCCAGATCCCCCTGCTCAACATCTCTCCCTTCGAGTGGTATGACCTGTTAGCACGCGATGCCATCAGCAACATCCAACGGCTCAACGAAGCCTCAGCGGGCGAGCCTCGCTGGAACCTCCCAGCAATCACTCTTTCCCGGAGACAATCGCCCACTCCTGAATGTCCTGGGCCTCATCTCGACCAAGCCAGGGCGATCTCCGAGCAGCGCACCAGCCTAGTCGGCTGTCCCTGGAACACAAACGCCGGGATCGAACTATCGCCGGCGGACCTCATGTTTCTTCGCTACTACACCGAAGCCGTCGGGCCCATCCTGGACCTGTTTGATCCAGCCCGGCATTTCACCAACGTCGTGCCGCACCTGGGACTCCAAAACACCGGTCTTCTCAagtccatcctcgccgtggGAGCTAAACATATGTCTCTCGGTCTCGCAAACGAAGACCCATCTCTCAACGCGCAACATAGTCCCCTCTCACAACCAGCGACGACACACCCAGACCCTAACCCAGCACACGCCGCCGCACAGTACTACTACGAAACCCTCCAATACCTCTCCCAAACCCTTCTCTACCCCTCCTACGCAGACTCGCGCGAGATCCTCGCCACATCCATCATGATAAGCACATACGAGATGTTCGACGCCGACCGCGCCTCCACAAGCGGTGACTGGGAGCGCCACCTGCGCGGCTCGTTCTGGATCCAGCGGTCCCAGGACAACGACGGCGAGTCCGCAGATGGGCTCAGACGTGCCGTGTGGTGGGCCTGGCTGCGTCAGGATATCTGGGCTGCGTTCCAGGCGCGCCGGCCGACTCTCACTATATGGCGTGCGAGGAAGCCGCTCGAGGagcttgacgaggatgagctggCGACGAGGATTGTCTATATCTGCGCCAAGTGTGTGGAATTCGCCGCGGGCGGCGCGGGTGagaatcaaaatcaaaatccaAGTCCAGATCCAAATCCTGATTTAAATACGAATacaaatccaaatccacaGTCTCGCATCGAGCAGGGGGATCGGCTTCTCCGGGCTCTCGATGACTGGTTCCGTGTTCTTCCTATGTCATATAGACCAGTTACCGTCCACGACAACAGGATACTATCAACGACAGCGCCCGACTCGTCCCATCCAAACTGGAATGGAACGGCGCAGGCGCAAGAGACTGGGCAAAATACCCTGTTCCCGCCTGTATGGATCCATCCCGCCAGCCACGCAGGGGCAGTGCAGATGTATCATTTCGCAAAGGCCGTCGTGCTGCTGAACCAGCCCACGATGGGCGGACTCAACGCGTACTGCCGCCGTGAGAAGCAGCTGAGTGAGAGTGTGCAGACTGTCTGTGGTATAGCGAACGCTTGCCAGGAGCATGATTCTGCGGTGGCCTTTGTCAGTGTCCAGACCTTGTTTTGTG TTGGCCAGTTTGTGCAGTCGCCTAAGATGAGGGTTGAGCTGCTCCGTATCTTGGAGAATATGCTGGAGATTAGCAAATTCCCTGCCaggagggttgttgctgagctCAAAATGGTGTGGCAGGGGTATGACAGTGAGCAGTGA
- a CDS encoding uncharacterized protein (COG:Q;~EggNog:ENOG410PMB4;~InterPro:IPR036291,IPR002347;~PFAM:PF08659,PF00106,PF13561;~go_process: GO:0055114 - oxidation-reduction process [Evidence IEA]), producing the protein MSPTADLNRSSSSSSSDPTPAFLDTQPGPDHDWRITLKDKVIAITGANRGIGLAIAEVCLANEAAAVISLDLFEPGPEFLALQAAHAKCLQYIYCDVTSEQSISSALDTAIASRGAIHGFVANAGMTKHQPALDFSRAQLDQLFNLNVFGAYFCATAVARKFIELGIKGSIVFTASMTSYRPNRAAPSAPYGATKGAVRNMVHTLAMEWAKHGIRVNSISPGFIKTAMTYFVDQAPDWNLKMQYYGGMPRLAEPKELGGGYVYLLSDGASYTTGIDIPIAGIVGAW; encoded by the coding sequence ATGTCCCCTACCGCCGACCTaaaccgcagcagcagcagcagcagcagcgaccCAACACCAGCCTTCCTCGACACCCAACCAGGCCCAGACCACGACTGGAGAATCACCCTAAAGGACAAAGTCATCGCAATCACCGGCGCCAACAGAGGAATCGGGCTAGCCATCGCCGAGGTCTGCCTAGCcaacgaagcagcagcagtgatCAGCCTGGACCTATTCGAGCCCGGGCCAGAGTTCCTCGCCCTGCAAGCAGCGCACGCGAAGTGCCTCCAATACATATACTGCGATGTGACATCCGAGCAAAGCATCAGCTCAGCACTCGATACAGCCATTGCCTCACGGGGCGCCATCCACGGGTTCGTCGCAAATGCCGGAATGACGAAGCACCAGCCCGCGCTGGACTTTAGCCGCGCACAGCTGGACCAGCTGTTCAATCTGAATGTGTTTGGCGCGTACTTCTGCGCAACGGCGGTCGCGAGGAAGTTTATTGAGCTGGGAATTAAGGGCTCGATTGTGTTTACGGCGTCGATGACTTCCTATCGCCCGAACCGCGCTGCGCCCTCGGCTCCTTATGGGGCTACGAAGGGGGCTGTGAGGAATATGGTGCATACGCTGGCTATGGAGTGGGCGAAGCATGGGATCCGTGTGAATTCGATTTCGCCCGGGTTTATTAAGACGGCTATGACATACTTTGTGGATCAGGCGCCGGACTGGAATCTCAAGATGCAGTACTACGGCGGCATGCCGAGATTAGCTGAGCCCAAGGAGCTTGGTGGGGGGTATGTGTATCTGCTCTCAGATGGTGCGTCTTACACGACCGGTATCGACATTCCAATTGCTGGCATAGTCGGAGCGTGGTAA
- a CDS encoding zinc-dependent alcohol dehydrogenase family protein (COG:Q;~EggNog:ENOG410PIUP;~InterPro:IPR013154,IPR013149,IPR002328,IPR036291, IPR011032,IPR020843;~PFAM:PF00107,PF08240,PF13602;~go_function: GO:0008270 - zinc ion binding [Evidence IEA];~go_function: GO:0016491 - oxidoreductase activity [Evidence IEA];~go_process: GO:0055114 - oxidation-reduction process [Evidence IEA]) produces the protein MKALVYTGPGTVSILERPKPTIQAPTDAIIKLLHASICGTDLHILKGDIPSIQPGRVLGHEGVGVVDAVGSAVHKFQPGDRVLISCMTSCGACRFCQRGIASHCVSGGWVLGNRIDGTQAEYVRVPHATLSLHALPLSIPPRDAVAVSDAFPTGLECGVLSANVQPGGSVVIVGAGPVGMAALLTARLYTPALVVMVDLDEARLDTARKLGAHVTVRSSDEDAIQQLLDLTKGEGFDSVIEAVGVPATFALCQELVAVGGRIANVGVHGTKVDLHLETLWDRNISIHMSLVNATTTPQLLRLVESGMLDIGSLVTHHFPCTEGDTAYATFQQAAQHQALKVAIDFE, from the exons ATGAAAGCCCTCGTCTACACCGGCCCAGGAACAGTCTCAATCCTCGAGCGTCCCAAACCCACCATCCAAGCCCCCACAGACGCAATAATCAAGCTCCTGCACGCCTCAATCTGCGGCACAGACCTGCACATCCTCAAAGGCGACATCCCCAGCATCCAGCCCGGCCGAGTCCTCGGGCACGAGGGAGTAGGAGTCGTCGACGCCGTCGGCTCCGCCGTACACAAGTTCCAACCGGGCGATCGAGTCCTCATCTCATGTATGACCTCCTGCGGGGCGTGTCGGTTCTGTCAGCGCGGGATCGCATCGCACTGTGTCTCAGGCGGGTGGGTGCTGGGGAATCGTATCGACGGGACGCAGGCGGAGTATGTGCGTGTACCGCATGCGACGCTGTCGCTGCATGCGCTGCCGCTGTCGATTCCCCCGCGCGATGCGGTCGCCGTGTCTGATGCGTTCCCGACGGGTCTGGAGTGTGGGGTGTTGAGTGCTAATGTCCAGCCCGGGGGGTCGGTGGTGATTGTGGGTGCTGGGCCTGTTGGGATGGCTGCGCTGTTGACAGCGAGATTGTATACGCCGGCGCTGGTTGTTATGGTGGATCTTGACGAGGCGCGGCTGGATACGGCGAGGAAGCTGGGTGCGCATGTTACGGTGCGGTCTTCTGACGAGGATGCGATCCAGCAGCTCCTGGATTTGACCAAGGGCGAAGGGTTTGACTCTGTTATTGAGGCGGTTGGGGTGCCCGCGACGTTTGCGCTCTGTCAGGAGCTGGTGGCTGTGGGAGGGCGGATTGCGAATGTTGGCGTGCATGGGACCAAGGTGGACTTGCACCTCGAGACGCTGTGGGATCGCAATATCA GTATCCATATGTCCCTGGTCAACGCAACTACGACGCCGCAACTGCTGCGGCTGGTGGAATCGGGCATGTTGGATATTGGCTCGCTGGTGACGCATC ACTTCCCATGTACGGAGGGAGACACGGCGTACGCAACCTTCCAGCAGGCGGCGCAGCATCAGGCGCTGAAGGTGGCCATCGACTTTGAGTGA
- a CDS encoding uncharacterized protein (COG:G;~EggNog:ENOG410Q8P3;~InterPro:IPR020846,IPR011701,IPR036259;~PFAM:PF07690;~TransMembrane:12 (i39-56o76-94i109-128o134-157i169-190o202-225i274-296o316-333i345-365o371-390i402-423o435-456i);~go_function: GO:0022857 - transmembrane transporter activity [Evidence IEA];~go_process: GO:0055085 - transmembrane transport [Evidence IEA]), producing the protein METNDQKDFQGSQEGTEHVEVSQEIFWTEDEEKKLVRKIDLCLLPNIWIMYLLSYMDRTNIGNAKIAGMADDLELTSSQYSIALVVFFVGYVVFEPPSNMILVRTRPSLYLPAIMAIWGALTCVMAVVKTYHHLIVLRIVVGVMEAGFAPGVLLIISSWYRRNEQSKRFAVFMSAAILSGAFGSLIAGAITGGLEGSHGIRGWRWLFIVEGAVTTGWAIISKFLLLDFPATSSQLSEREREIAVARLQADTVVVRRGDEKMGTMQSFLLALKDWRTWGFIIGYMVIVGSSTLTYFYPTLVAGLGYSDPVQAQYMTVPIYAFAFVCTAITSLFADKLANSRGVIIASWLAFSLATSIAVCAVYNFVARYVLLVLMAAGLWASNAVSLSFASSAFGSMDAEVRAVALALVNALGNLAQIYGAYLFPDDDAPKYLMGFGVISGMLGVGVCVYAVMHVLLGR; encoded by the exons ATGGAAACAAACGACCAGAAGGACTTTCAGGGCTCCCAGGAAGGCACTGAGCATGTTGAAGTCAGCCAAGAGATCTTCTGGACtgaggacgaagagaagaagcttGTTCGCAAGATCGACCTGTGTCTGCTACCCAACATCTGGATCATGTACCTGCTCTCCTACATGGACCGTACCAA CATTGGCAACGCGAAGATTGCAGGAATGGCCGATGATCTCGAGCTCACCTCCTCCCAGTACAGTATTGCCCTCGTTGTCTTCTTCG TTGGATATGTCGTCTTCGAACCGCCATCCAACATGATACTAGTCCGAACGCGCCCCTCCCTCTACCTCCCTGCTATAATGGCCATATGGGGTGCCCTGACATGCGTCATGGCCGTTGTCAAAACCTACCACCACCTTATAGTCCTTCGAATCGTCGTCGGGGTGATGGAAGCCGGCTTCGCCCCGGGTGTCCTTCTCATTATTTCATCCTGGTACAGACGCAATGAGCAATCCAAGCGCTTCGCCGTCTTCATGTCTGCAGCCATCCTGTCCGGGGCCTTCGGCAGTCTTATTGCAGGTGCCATCACTGGAGGCCTGGAGGGCTCGCACGGTATTCGTGGTTGGCGCTGGCTGTTTATCGTCGAGGGTGCAGTTACGACTGGGTGGGCAATCATCTCCAAATTCCTGCTTCTCGACTTCCCAGCTACCTCGAGCCAGCTTAGCGAGCGAGAGAGGGAAATCGCCGTTGCCCGGTTGCAGGCAGACACCGTTGTTGTCAGGCGTGGCGACGAGAAGATGGGAACTATGCAGTCTTTCTTGCTGGCCCTGAAAGACTGGCGGACCTGGGGGTTCATTATTGGCTACATG GTCATCGTCGGCTCCTCCACCCTGACCTACTTCTACCCAACGCTCGTCGCTGGTCTCGGCTACAGCGACCCTGTTCAAGCGCAATACATGACC GTCCCCATCTACGCCTTTGCCTTCGTCTGTACTGCTATAACAAGTCTCTTCGCCGATAAACTCGCCAACAGCCGGGGCGTCATCATCGCTTCCTGGCTCGCCTTCTCTCTGGCGACGTCAATCGCAGTCTGCGCAGTCTACAACTTCGTTGCGCGATATGTCCTGCTCGTCCTCATGGCCGCAGGGCTGTGGGCATCCAACGCCGTATCGCTGAGTTTTGCGTCCTCGGCATTCGGGTCCATGGATGCAGAGGTGCGCGCTGTTgcgctggcgctggtcaACGCACTGGGCAATCTGGCGCAGATATATGGCGCGTATTTGTTTCCCGACGACGATGCACCGAAGTATCTCATGGGCTTTGGGGTTATTTCTGGGATGTTGGGGGTTGGGGTTTGTGTTTATGCGGTCATGCATGTTCTTTTGGGGCGTTGA
- a CDS encoding transketolase family protein (COG:G;~EggNog:ENOG410PFPE;~InterPro:IPR029061,IPR020826,IPR033248,IPR033247, IPR009014,IPR005474,IPR005475;~PFAM:PF02779,PF02780,PF00456;~go_function: GO:0003824 - catalytic activity [Evidence IEA]), with the protein MAPALELLPKSTENVPVKAIPATSNGASAAALIKFESPEKHQRVLNVFRAFIADLVQQYGDGHPGSPMGMAAIGIALYKYVMKYSPKNCDYFNRDRFVLSNGHACLWQYLFMHLVGVKSMTLEQLKSYHSAEIGSLCPGHPEIENEGIEVTTGPLGQGLGSAVGLAMATKNLAATYNTPGHEVVDNMTWCMVGDACLQEGVGLEAMSLAGHWRLNNLCIIFDNNSVTCDGSADVANTEDINTKMRAAGFNVLDVLNGDSDVVGIVNALVAARSSDKPTFINIRTTIGVGSTMAGTADAHGAALGVGEVANIKKSFGLDPNEHFHIPQDVYDFFSDIPSRGEALEAAWQAAVVRYREEHPVVAAEFALRVAGKMPEDWTKCIPSKEDLPTGSAASRKSAGALTNALGQTVKSFLVGTADLTPSCNVAFKDKVDFQSPDLRTTCGQTGAYNGRYIHYGIREHAMCAISNGLAAFNKGTFIPITSTYLMFHLYAAAAIRMGALQGLQQIHIATHDSIGVGENGPTHQPIAVPALYRAMPNILFIRPCDAEEVAGAYIAAIRATETPSVLALSRQSLTQYPRFSSREGVQRGAYVFAPAQDNNNSSSSSSKDDGEFDVTLISVGSEMVFAMQARDILYEQHGIRARVVSFPCTRLFEQQTREYKHSVLRPSAGKAAVVIEAYPSTGWERYADASVSVNRFGKSLPAKELYEHFGFEPGVIAGKVKGLVEEVRAVGIASLRGDFREFNGGLSVGLGH; encoded by the exons ATGGCACCCGCGCTGGAACTCCTGCCGAAGTCCACTGAGAACGTGCCTGTCAAGGCAATTCCAGCCACCAGCAATGGCGCATCTGCTGCGGCTCTTATCAAATTCGAGAGCCCGGAGAAGCACCAGCGCGTTCTGAACGTCTTTCGAGCTTTCATTGCTGATCTCGTTCAGCAATACGGCGATGGCCACCCTGG ATCGCCCATGGGCATGGCTGCCATTGGAATCGCGCTGTATAAGTATGTCATGAAGTACTCGCCAAAGAACTGCGACTACTTCAACCGTGACCGCTTTGTTCTTTCTAACG GCCACGCCTGCCTATGGCAGTACCTCTTCATGCACCTTGTCGGCGTCAAGAGCATGACCCTCGAGCAACTCAAATCATATCACTCAGCAGAGATTGGTTCCCTCTGCCCAGGCCATCCGGAAATCGAAAACGAGGGCATCGAGGTTACCACTGGGCCGCTGGGCCAGGGCCTTGGCAGTGCAGTAGGCCTGGCCATGGCCACGAAGAACCTTGCGGCGACATATAACACACCTGGGCATGAGGTGGTGGACAACATGACTTGGTGCATGGTTGGTGACGCTTGCTTGCAGGAGGGGGTTGGCCTCGAGGCGATGTCCCTGGCTGGACACTGGAGGCTCAACAATCTCTGCATTATCTTCGATAACAACTCCGTTACCTGTGACGGGTCTGCGGATGTTGCCAATACTGAGGACATCAACACCAAGATGCGAGCTGCTGGGTTCAACGTGCTGGATGTGTTGAACGGGGACTCGGACGTCGTCG GAATTGTAAATGCTCTCGTTGCAGCACGCTCCAGCGACAAGCCCACAttcatcaacatccgcaCTACGATAGGCGTCGGGTCTACCATGGCGGGCACGGCGGACGCACACGGTGCTGCTCTTGGAGTCGGCGAGGTAGCCAACATCAAGAAGTCGTTCGGCCTGGATCCAAACGAGCATTTTCACATCCCCCAGGATGTATATGACTTCTTCAGCGACATCCCCAGCCGTGGCGAGGCCCTAGAGGCGGCGTGGCAGGCGGCCGTGGTGAGGTATCGTGAGGAACACCCGGTAGTGGCAGCCGAATTTGCCCTCCGTGTCGCAGGAAAGATGCCCGAAGACTGGACCAAGTGTATCCCTTCCAAGGAAGACCTTCCTACTGGGTCTGCAGCGTCGCGCAAGTCAGCCGGTGCCTTGACCAACGCCCTTGGGCAGACGGTGAAGTCCTTCCTGGTCGGCACCGCAGACCTCACCCCATCCTGCAACGTTGCCTTCAAGGACAAGGTCGATTTCCAATCC CCTGATCTCCGCACAACCTGCGGCCAAACCGGCGCCTACAACGGCCGCTACATCCACTATGGCATCCGCGAGCACGCCATGTGCGCCATCTCCAACGGCCTCGCAGCCTTCAACAAGGGCAccttcatccccatcacaAGCACATACCTCATGTTCCATCTgtacgccgccgccgcaatcCGCATGGGCGCCCTCCAGGGCCTGCAGCAGATCCACATCGCCACCCACGACAgcatcggcgtcggcgagAACGGGCCTACCCACCAGCCCATCGCCGTCCCGGCCTTGTACCGCGCCATGCCCAATATCCTGTTCATCCGCCCCTGCGATGCCGAGGAGGTCGCCGGCGCTTATATTGCTGCTATCCGCGCCACCGAGACCCCGTCTGTCCTTGCGCTCTCGCGGCAGAGTCTGACACAGTACCCGCGGTTTTCCTCGCGCGAGGGCGTGCAGAGGGGGGCGTATGTTTTCGCTCCGGCCcaggacaacaacaacagcagcagcagcagcagcaaagacGATGGCGAGTTCGACGTCACGCTAATCAGCGTCGGGTCTGAGATGGTCTTCGCAATGCAAGCCCGCGACATTCTCTACGAGCAGCACGGCATCAGGGCTAGGGTTGTGTCTTTCCCCTGCACGCGGTTGTTTGAGCAGCAGACGCGCGAATACAAACACTCCGTGCTGAGGCCGAGTGCTGGGAAAGCGGCTGTTGTGATTGAGGCGTATCCGTCGACTGGGTGGGAGCGGTATGCGGATgcgtcggtgtcggtgaaTAGATTTGGGAAGAGTCTTCCTGCTAAGGAGCTCTATGAGCATTTTGGGTTCGAGCCGGGGGTTATTGCCGGCAAGGTTAAGgggctggtggaggaggttagGGCTGTTGGGATTGCAAGCTTGAGGGGGGATTTCAGGGAGTTTAATGGGGGGTTGagtgttgggttggggcaTTAA